Below is a genomic region from Methanobacterium sp..
ATACTTTCATTTGCAGTTGATTCTATCATTCTGTTATCTGCCATTTTGTCTTCCCTTTTAATGTAATTTAAATCCATGTAGAATGCGTTCACTCTATTATGGAATATGCGAAAAGGGAGTATATACGTATCGGTTGTGTGAGATTGTAGAGATGGATTATTACATGATTACTGTTAAATTCACCTTAAAAACGAATCCAACATATTTAAGGTCCAAAATATAATTAAATCCCCTCAAAGAATATTTAAAAAAATAAATTTTAAAAGAACCGGAGCCAGCAAAAATTAAAAAATTTTTGCGGGTCAAAATTAATATTTTGACATGACTTGGAGGGTATGTAACTTTCTCCGGTTCATAAAGATGTAACATTTAGAAATAATAATGGAAGGGCCGATTAAGGTGGATGGGACCAAAGTATTTCTACTTTGGTTCAAGTTCTATCGGCATGTCATACCTTACATGTCGTTACATAAATAGTTTTCTATGTACGATTAAACTCAAATGCTTCAAATATAAAAAAAATAAGAAATTTTAGTAAGTTATGAACGGATTACAAGTACCATAGCCCACATTCCCAATACGTTTATTAAACCATATCGCATACATTGAAATATTAAAATTATTAGGGAAATGAACATGAACAAGAATCAAAAAATCATAATAATCGCAGCAGTTGCAATAATAGCCATTATCAGCATAATTGTGTACGCAAATTATCAAAGCTCAAGCTTCAACAGCGGACAAATTACAGATATGGCAGGTAGAAGCGTTAACGTGCCTGCCGATATTAACAAAACATATTCAACAGCAGGATCGGTTACTGTACTGCTTTACATGCTTGCTCCTGACACGATGATAGGCTGGAATAGCCTGAACGGGACACAAAATTACATGCCAGCTAAATATAGAGAACTTCCAGTTTTAGGAGGCGGACAAGGTCAGGGACAGCAAACTGCCGGTTATGAAACCATAATAGAAAAAGATCCAGACTTAATTTTTACAGGACACAGTGGAAGTAATGACACCATCAGTAGTATCCAGCAAAAATACGGCAGTATTCCTGTTGTGGATGTGGAAGGAGATAACAATCTAAGCAACATTGCATCTGCGATCAAATTTATGGGCTATGCTCTTGGTAAACAGAACCAGTCAACCGAGCTGATTAACTTTTACAATGATGTGTTAAATCAGGTTAACAGTACGGTATCAACAATACCAGACTCCCAGAAGAAAAAAGTTTACTATGCCCGAAGTGCCGACGGGTTAACCACTTTTGCCCCTGATTCGCCGCAGACACAGCTTATAAATATCTGCGGGGGTAAAAGTGTTGTCCAGTCCCCAGTTGCAAGCGGGGGTATGAGTGTTTCACTGGAATTAATTCTGGAGTGGAACCCTGATGTTATCATTACAAGTAGTTCAGAATTCTACAAAAATGTGTACTCAGACAAATCATGGCAGAGTGTAAACGCGGTTAAAAATAAACAGGTTTATTTAACTCCACAGGATCCATTCAACTGGTTTGAAAGCCCGCCCGGAGCAAATACAATTATAGGAATACCATGGACAGCCAAAGTGTTATATCCAGATAAATTCACAAATTTAGACATGAATAACCTTACAAAAGAGTTCTACTCAAAGTTCTATCACTATAATCTAACCAGCAGCGAAATTTCCAGTATACTGAGCTCTTCAGGGCTAAATGAATCATGAACATGGAATTAGAATTTAAGGAAGTATAAATCAGAGAAAACCAGTTTTTTTAACAGAGTTCTTTCTGATTTTTCTATTTTCAATCTATTTTGATTATATCCGCAGAAACTGCTTTAAATCCAATAAATACTCTTTTTCCAATATTTAAATCCAGTTTTTCACGTGAAAGTTCAGTAATATCTGCGATGACATTATCTCCACCAACATCCACATCAAGACGCACAGCATCGTCTTTAAACTGCATTTTGGTTATTGTTCCTTCAAATGTGTTTCTAACACTGGACTCATGAGGCTCAAGGGTTACAAATATACTACCCGGACTTAACGAGATAAGGACATCATCTCCAACGTCAAAATTTTCTGCAGTTGGGAGAGTTATTTCATTTTTACCTAAAGCAACCTTCATAACCCTTTTTTCGTTATCTACAGCAGAAATAGTGCCTATCATTTCGTTTAAATCAACATGTTTTTTTAAAGCCCTGTTGACTTTGATAAATTCAAATAAAACCTGTTTACCTTCATCTGTAAGCTCGCTGCTGCCTCCACCTCCTTTTCCACCCCTTTTTGTGACCACCATAGGTGAACCCAATTCTGTTTCCATAATTTCTATATTTTTAAGGGCAGTTCTATAGGGAATACCTGTCTCTTCTGACGCTTTAGCGATGGAACCATATTTATCTATACATTGAAGAAGCTTAGACTTCTTATTGTTCATAGATATAGTTTTATCGCCCATTTCAATTTCTACGTCCAATTTATATCTCATTTTTTTATCTGGCATAGTAACCATCTTTTTACCTTAAGGCGTCTTATGATTAATTTTTACAGCTGAAATTTTACTTATTTAAGGATTAAAAGTTTTATTCATCCTTATTTTTTTCCAGATTTTGAATTATTGGACAACCTCATCTTATATTATAATCTATTTTTCAAACTTTTCTATAAATTTAACTGATTTAAATTTGACGGTCCAAAAGTTAAATAGATATGTTTATATATGCATGTCGCATATTCAATTATAACAAATACGTGGGTGATGATCATGCCAGTGATAATTGATACAGAAAAGTGTGGTAAAATTCAAAACTGTCCTGGAGAAGGACTATGCATAAAAATCTGCGAACAAAATGCAATAGAAGAAAGAGATGGAGATGTATTCCTGATACCTGAAAAATGCGACGATTGTGACTTATGTATTCAAAGCTGTCCAAATAAAGCTATATCTAAGGATGGGTAAAGATGAGAATAGAAAGAAACGGCGACCAGGTACGTTGTCTGGATTATAATAGTGAAAACTGTATAGGCTGTGGGATATGCGTAGATATCTGCCCAACTAATTCTTTAAAGTTAGGCCCAGTTCTACCTATAGCCAGAGGACTGCTAAAAATGGATTATGTTTCAGTAAATGAAGACACATGTGCTTTATGCGGGTTATGTGCATCTGCATGTGCATTTAAGGCCATGAAATGCAGCATAAATGGCGAAGATATGGCTAAAATGGAAGTGTACCCAAAATGGTCCCATGAAGCAGCAGTTAATGATGATGCCTGCGTATACTGCCGTAAATGCGAAACTGCCTGTCCAAGAGATGCAATAACAGTTACAAGAACACTCCCTAAAAGAGCAGACCTTGTAATTGGAGAAATTGAAATCAAAGAAGATGAATGCATAAACTGCGGCGTATGTGAAGAAATGTGCCCTGCAGAAGCCATTAAAATCAAAGAAACAGGTAAAAATTCATACAGCATCTCAGTTGACGAAGATAAATGTGTATACTGCCTCGTATGTAAACGAGCATGTCCTGAAAATGCAATAAAGGCAGCATGCAGATTATGTTCCTATGGAGAGTACGAGCTCGACCCTGAAAAGTATTCAGTTACCGGTAAATTAATCTTAGATGAAGAAGACTGTATTAAATGCGGATGGTGCGAGGATATCTGTCCAAAAGAGGCAGTTACCGTTATTAAACCATTTGAAGGAGAAATATCTACCGGAAACACTGAATGTAAAGGTGACTCCTGCCATGCATGTCAGGATGTTTGCCCATGTAACGCTATAACAGTTGTGGACGGGAAAGCCCAGGTGAACCCTGATCACTGTATACTCTGCGGTGTATGCACTAACGTGTGCCCTCAACAGAATATAGTTATAAAACGGAACAACATGAACCTCGGAAACGTGCGTTCAAAGTCATGGGATAAAATATTATCAAACCTGACAGAATAGACAAAAAATTAATTTTACAGGATATATTGCGGCCATAATATATCCTCCTCCCTTTTTTTAATAGTTCATATTTTTAACAAAAGTTTGATTCATTTCGATACGTTTATATAGACTCCTCGATTAAAAAAAACATTGTCACATAGAACTGGTAGTTGATTTAATTAAATTACCATGTAAGTCTAAATTAGAAAAATAATCTAATTTAAGTGTAATTGGAGGCGGTAAATATAAATACAGAAAATAAAGCGATTTTAGATATAGATAATATTGATTGGAACGGAATGTGGAACGAAGCACTCCAGAAAATGCCCCGGGAAAATGAAAAAACCAGGTGGGATAAAATCGCACCAAAATTCAATGAATGGATGAAAACAGATGACTACCCCCAGATTTTAGCATCAAAAATCCATAAAGAACCAGATTACAGTGTTCTGGATTTAGGCTGCGGCAATGGAAGCATTACGCTTGAAGTTGCAAAACATGTCAAACAGGTGACTGCGGTGGACATGTCAGGTGAAATGCTGAAGTTTGTTGAAGAAAATGCCCAAAAAAAGGGTATTTCAAACATTGAATATATGCAAAGCTCAATTGAGGACCTTGATCCTGACAAAATAGGTCAGTATGATGTAGTAATAGCATCACGATCACTTGGAAACGTTCTTAACCTCAAAAAAGAGCTTAAAAAGATAGACAACATTGCCAGAAAGTATGTATACATGACACACTGGAGTGCAACAAGTCATCAGTTCGAAAAAGATCTTTCCGAAATTATAGGTGTACCCCACTACACTTCCCCCGATTATATGTATGTATACAACATGCTCTATCAGATGGGCATATATGCCAGTTTAGAACCGATTGAATGTGTATCCCGACATATATATCAGGATTTAGACGATGCAGTAGAACGCCGCATATGGAAACTGGGGTGGACTACAAATAATATCGGAGAAGAAAAAAAAGTGAAAATTGAAGATTTTTTGAAAAATAAACTCATTGAAAGGGACGATGGGACCCTTGAATACACCACCAATGATCCTAACTGGATGTTGCTGTGGTGGAAAAAGTAAATTTATTATTAGGCGGTAAAAATGGATAAAAAAATTATAATAGGGGCAATAGCAGTAATTGCAGTTGTAGCTGTTGTGGCAGGATACATGAGCCTTGGCAGCTCCATTCCCGGCACAGGCAACACTACCCTCACAGATATGACAGGGAGGACTGTTCACGTGCCTGGTGAAGTAATCTCAGTACTTGCAACATCTCCCCCTGTAACCAATATAGTTTATATGTTAGCCCCAGATAAACTTGGAGGCTGGAATTCAAACTTAACAGCTGATTCAAAGAAATACATGCCTGAGAAATATCAAAACCTGACGGTAGTCGGAGGATGGTTTGGTACATACACAGGTAACCCTGAAACATTCATAGCAGCAAACCCCTCTCTAATATTAGACGATGTGAGTGTGAGTGGAAACAGTTCTTCTGCAGCGCAAATAAGTGACATGCAGAGTAAAATGGGCAGCATATCAGTAGTGGCAGTTTTAAGTTCAACAAACGTCACAAATTACACTCCATCCATTCAGTTCCTTGGAAAGATACTTGGAGAAGAGGAACAGGCAAATAAACTGATATCATTCTACAACAACGTGTCAAAAATCGTTAACAGCACAGTTTCAACCATTCCAGAAGATGAAAAAGTGACTGTTTACTATGCTGAAGGGTCATCAGGTCTTCAGACAGATCCAAGTGGTTCATCACATTCCCAGCTCATAAACCTCTGCGGAGGTATAAATGTTGCGCAAGTAGCAGTTAAACAGGGTATGGGAATGTCACAGGTTGGAATGGAACAGGTGCTTAGCTGGAACCCTGAAATCATCATAACCAATAACAAACAGTTCTACAGCAGCGTCTACTCTAACTCATCATGGAAAGATGTCAAAGCAGTTCAGGATAAAAAGGTTTATCTTGCGCCAACTTCCCCTATAGGCTGGTTTGATAGACCTCCGGGTGTAAACACCATTATTGGGATACCATGGACAGCTAAAGTACTCTACCCTGACAAATTCAAGGACCTGAACATGACAAAACTGACAAAAGAATTTTACATGGAGTTCTACCATTACAACTTGACAGACAGCGATGTGCAAGACTTACTGAACAATCAAATGTCCTAAAATTAAATAGATATACAAGCAGGATACTTTATCCTGCCCCTTTTTATTTATGGACATGCAATATACAATACATCTTTACTTAATTTCACACATGGAGGGAAAAAATGGGCAATGATACTACTACCCAAAAAATAGGTCCCCAGACCCTTAAAAAATCAATTCAAAAAACCATTAAGGAAACATCCGTAATAAGCGTGTTGATACTACTGCCAGTTATCTTATTTTTTGCATCTTTTTTAATAGGGAGATATCCCGTTTCACCATTAGACGTTCTAATGGCTCTTTTACCAATTAAAACAAATTTATCCCCTGCAGTTTACACTGTAGTCTGGGACATAAGGTTACCCAGAATAATAGCTGCAATGATAGTCGGCGCTGCATTATCAGTTTCAGGGGCCTCATTCCAGGGAACATTCCAGAACCCGCTGGTATCTCCAGATATTCTTGGTGTTTCAGCAGGTGCAGGATTTGGAGCCGCTCTAGCTATCTTATTAGGCTCATCTCCAGTAATGATACAGGTTATGGCATTTATATTCGGTCTTAGTGCAGTTAGCCTTACTTATTTCCTGAGCAGGAACTTCAGGGGCAACACCATTTTAATGATGGTGCTTGGAGGAATAGCCATCGGGGCACTGTTTTCAGCATTTACCTCCTGTATTAAGTACCTTGCAGACCCTAACAGCAAGTTACCCGAAATTGTATACTGGCTTATGGGCAGCCTAGCTTCAGTTAACAGCAGCAGCATAATGATGATTAGCGTGCCTATCTTAATTGGTTTTACAGCCCTTTTACTAGTAAGGTGGAGACTTAACGTTCTTTCTATGGGTGATGATGAAGCCCGAGCACTTGGTATAAATATAGACCGGTTGAGAATACTTGTAATTACGTGCTGTACACTTTTAACTGCCGCAGCTGTAAGCATAAGCGGAATTATAGGCTGGGTCGGCCTGGTAATACCACACGTAGCCAGGATGATTGTAGGGCCAGACCACAGGAAACTTTTACCTGCAAGCATTGCACTAGGCGCATTTTTCCTGTTGTTAGTGGATGATGTGTGCAGAACTGCAGTCTCAATAGAAATCCCATTAGGAATATTAACAGCCATAATTGGAGCTCCTTTCTTTGTTTATCTCCTCAATAAAGGTTATGAGGGATGGTCATGAGCAAAATTCTTGAAATAAATCATGCAGGGTTTTCTTACAATCAAAAAGAGAATATTTTTAATGATGTAAACCTTTCACTTGAAAATGGAGACGTCCTATGCATACTAGGTCCCAATGGAACCGGAAAATCAACTTTAATCAAATGTATGAACGGTTTGCTTAAATTAAACAGTGGAAATATCCTCATAAACAACCAAAACATTCATTCGCTGAATAAAAATGATTTAGCAAAGATAATAGGTTACATACCCCAATCTCACAATTCAACATTTGCATTTTCAGTCTTCGATGTGGTTTTAATGGGCAGAGCACCTCATTTAAGTTTAACATCAGTTCCAGGAGATAAAGACTACAAAATAGCTGAAGAGGCATTAAAAAGCCTTGGAATTTCCCACCTGACCGATAAAACTTACACCGAAATAAGCGGAGGAGAACGGCAGATGGTGCTCATAGCAAGAGTTTTAGCCCAGCAGCCCCAAATACTGCTTCTTGATGAACCAACATCACATCTGGACTTTGGAAACCAGATACGTACCCTCGATGTCATAAATAAACTGGCAGAAAATGGATTATCTGTCATTATGACTTCACACTTTCCAGACCATGCTTTTTTATCATCCAATAAAGTTGCCATTATGAACGGCGGGACAATTATGGAAATGGGAACGCCGGAAAGCGTTATTACAGAAGAAAACATGAGACGTGCATATAATATCGACGTTAAAATAATGGAAGTAGACGAACACAGAAAAGCATGTATACCCATGCCCATAAAATAACTCCATTATTATTACTTTTTTTTAAATTTATATGTTTAAGTGATATGTTTATATACACATATCGAACAGATTCATAATTGACAAAAAAATCAATCCTGCTCAATTCGCTATTTATTTTCTTAAATATTTGCAGGATCAGGTGATCAAAATAGACCCCACCAATGAAAAAATTGTAAAATGTGATTGGAACGAATTGTGGAACGATGCCCTTGGAAAATTACCTAAAAAAAACTCCAGATCATGGGATAATGTAGCACCCAAATTTAAAAAAAATAAGGGAAAAAATGACTATTCCAGAAGGCTTTTGGAGAAAATAAAATTAGAACCTGAGGACACCTTACTGGATATAGGGTGCGGCAGCGGTAATATAACCCTACCACTTGCCAGGAAAGCAAAAAAAGTCACAGCCCTAGACATTTCAAAAAAAATGCTTCATTTACTGGAAGAAGATGCTTCTGAAAACGGGCTAAATAATATTACCCCCCTTAACAGGCGTCTGGAAGACGTGCTGTTAAACAAAGATATAGAACCCCACGACGTGGTTGTGGCGTCGCGGTCTCTAAACGGGGTTTACAACATCAAACAGATACTTGAAGAAATCAATGTAATTGCTAAAAAATACGTTTATATAACATTATGGGGTGCCAATAATGTAAAATTTCAAAATGAAATATCAAAAATCATAGGAAGAGAATTTCACCAACATCCAACTTATATTTATGCATATAACATGCTCTATGAGCTGGGAATTTATGCAAATATTGAAATTTTAAAGTACGACAACAGCAGTTATTATTCCAGCATTGATGAAGCGATAGAAACCTTCAGGTGGAAAATGGTAAACCTGAATCAAATGGAGGAAGATATTTTAAGGGAATATCTAGCTGAAAAAATGGTTAAAATACACGACTCAAAGTTTAAATTTCCCCATAATAAGCCCGATTGGGCCTTAATATGGTGGAAAAAGGAATAAATTAGTCAATAATTAAATTATATGGACATAAAAGCTAAATATTATAAATTACGTTTATTAATCAAAAATCCAAAGGGATAACAATGAATATGAACATGTACGAAATTGTAGAGGATTATCTTAAAAACGAGAAGATAGGGGCCATTGCAACCGTTATATCGCGAGATGGGTCTGCACCACGAGACGTAGGTGCTAAAATGTTTATTGGAGAAGAGGGTAAAATTTATGGAACTATCGGAGGCGGTAACCTTGAACACAGTGTTTATAAACAGGCCCTATCCACAATGGGTACAGAAAAACCGGAAATGATCCACATACGGATGGACAGTAAAGAAGTGGCATCTGACGGCATGATCTGCGGGGGAAACATTGATGTTCTTTTGGAGCCTGTACATTTAAAAAATATTGAACTTTACAGACGCCTTGGAGAGTTAAAAAGAATGGGGTTAAATGGAGTTCTTGTAACACAGTTCGATGGAGAAAACTACCTTAAAACAGTTATAGAAGAAAATGCAGAAATAAGCGGGGACCCCATATCTGAAGAGGATAAAAATGCATTCTTAAAACACATGCGCAGTACAGATCTCCAATTTGAAGACGGAGTTATTGTTGAATCACTCCATATCGCGCCGTCACTTTATGTTTTTGGTGCAGGCCACGTTTCACAGTTCATCTCAAAAATAGCCAAGATGGTAGGGTTCTACGTTGTTATCATAGATGACCGCGCCGAATTTGCAAGCAGGGAAAGATTCCCAGATGCTGATGAAGTCCTTGTTGAGTCATTTTACGATGTGTTCAACCGTTTAAACTTCACGGGAAGTGAATACGTGGTAATCGTTACAAGAGGACATCAATTCGACAGAGATGTGCTTATAGAATCCCTGAAAAAAAACGCCAAATATATAGGCATGATAGGGAGCAGACGGAAAGTGAAAATGGTTCTCGAACATATGAAAGAGATTGGACTTGACCCTGAAGCTGTTGATAATGTTTACTCCCCTATTGGGCTTTCCATTAATGCAGAAACACCTCAAGAAATTGCAGTTAGTATTGTAGGCGAACTCGTAAAGGTAAGAAGATCCTGATATTGCTCTACTAACTTATAAATGGATTTAGCATCCTTTTACTTTTAATTTAAATTTATAGCACGTTGTCACGGCTTATTTAAAGCGATATGTAAAGCTAAACGTGTCTATTAAAAATTACGGAGGCACATAGACATTAAAGGGGACATAATACAACACATATTACTTAAAACAAGAATTTAAAAGCAGAATATACAAAAAAACAAATTTTATGCAATAATATTTCAAATAAAGATTTTACAATTAAAATTAGGTGAATTAAATGGATAAAAAGATTATAGTGGCTGTAGTGGCCGTTATTGCAGTTATAGCAGTGGTAGCAGGGTACATGAATTATGCAAATGCAATTCCCGGCACAGGAAATACCACCATCACAGATATGCTGGGAAGAACCGTTCATGTACCTGGTGAAATCAATATGGTTTTATCTACATCCCCAACAACAACCACAACAGTCTATATGCTGGCTCCAGATAAACTAGGGGGCTGGAACTTTAACCTCACAGACTCAGCAAAGAAATACATACCTTCAAAATACCAGAATCTACCTACAATAGGTGGCTGGTTCGGTCAAAATACAGGTAACTACGAAACATTCATATCAATGAATCCAGACGTTGTGCTTGAGGGCTATAATATTCAAGGAGATCCAAACTCCACTATAACTGAACGGCAGAAAAATATGGGCAGCATTCCTGTTGTAGGTGTGCAGGACACCACAAACGTAACACAGTATGCCCCTTCTATTAAGTTCCTGGGACAGCTGCTTGGAGAAGAAGGACAGGCTGATAAACTTATATCATTCTACAACAACATGACACAAACTGTCAACAGCACAGTTTCAACCATACCTCAAGACCAGAAAGCGAGGGTTTACTACGCTGAAGGAACAGCAGGACTGCAGACAGACCCATCAGGCTCGATGCACGGTCAGTTAATAGACCTCTGCGGAGGAATTAACGTTGCCACTGTCCCTGCAAACCTGAAAAGTGGAGGTATGACTCAGGTATCCATGGAACAGGTTTTAAACTGGAATCCAGATGTCATAATAACTGAAAACTCTCAGTTCTACAACAGCGTCTATTCCAATTCCTCATGGCAGGAAGTTCCAGCAGTGAAAAATCACAGAGTTTACCTGGCACCAAATGCACCTTTCAGCTGGTTTGACCATCCTCCAGCAGTTAACACTATTATTGGAATACCATGGACCGCCAAAGTAATTTACCCAGACAAATTCCAGAACTTGAACATGACCAAACTCACTAAAGAGTTTTACTCCGATTTCTACCACGTAAACCTGACAGACAGCGATGTGAAAAACATATTGAACAACCAGACAATTTAAAGCATACTTACCCAAATCCTTTGAAATTCAGAAACAGGAATTTATCCTGTTCAATTTTTTTATGCAAAAGAAAATAGAAAAAATTGACATGGAAGTACCTTAAAATGATATCCCTGGCTTTCCAAAACATACCACATCCTGTGAAATATGTGGAGAAAAAATTATGGACAGTAGAGAAATCATTTCTAATGATAAAACACTCTGCAGAGTATGTGAAAACGGCACTTACTACAAAAGGAGTTAATTAATTTAAAATTAATTAAATTCAGTGCAAAATATTATCCTATACAGGTTATAAAACCTAAAAAAAACCCGTTATAAATTAAAACATGTTAACTCATTGAATAGGAAGTAAACTTAAATGGATAAAAAAAATCACTGCAGCTGTAGTTACTGTCACTGCACACATGATTTGAACTGTACCTGTGACTGCTGCACTGCACCCAATCCACACACAAACCATTCAAAAGAGAGTAAAAATCAGCACCATAAATCTTAAAAGGAAAAAAGAGCATTTAAACAAAAAGTTGAATTAAACACTCTAAAAGCTTCAATATGTCGCTCTATCAAATTTAAAAATTCACTTATAACTTATAACATATAACTTTCAATCCAAAGGAGGAGATAAGGATTAAACTGGAAGATATCGACTGGAACCAGATGTGGAAAGACATACAGGATCATGAAACCAATCATTCCCCCAATGAAGGCGCAATAGAAGCCAGATGGGACAAAACTGCTGCACAATTTAGAAGGTGGATGGACGTAGATGACTACCCCCTGAAACTGATGCAGCGGGTGAAGTTAAAGGCAGAATGGTCCCTGCTTGATATCGGCTGCGGTGCTGGTGCAGTTTCAATACCTGCAGCAAAAAAAGCAGATAGAGTTACTGCACTGGATATTTCAAGTGAAATGCTGAAAATATTAAAGGAAGATGCTCAAAAAGAACACCTTTCCAATATAACATGCATGCACCGCTCCTGGACAGACATTGCAGTGGGAAAAGATATCGAACCCCATGATGTCGTGGTTGCATCCCGGTCCGTGGGGCGGGAGCCTGATATTCAAAGCGCCCTTGAGAAGATTGACAGCGCAGCGTCCGGATATGTATATATTACCGTCTGGGGCGGTGGAGAACATGGGCACTGCAGAGGTGTCCCTGCAGCCCTTGGAAGACCTTACAGGGACACACAGGACCATGTATATTTTTACAATATCCTATCCCAGATGGGCATACATGCCAATGTTGAACACCTGGAGTGCCACAGCCGCCTGATCTATAATGACCTCGATGAGGCCATGGAAAGCTGCAAAATTAGTCTTGGCCCTTTAAGTGAAAAAGAAGAAAAAACAGCAAGGGCTTATCTGGACAAAACATTGATAAGGCTTGAAAATGGGATGCTTGAAATGCCGGACAGTAGGCCTGTGTGGTCTCTGATCTGGTGGAAAAAATAAATTAAAAGATATAATAATTAAAAACAATATGATAACTGGAGGCGTTATTTTTGAAAATAAGATGTGATTTCGTAACAAACAGCAGTTCAACAAGCTTTGTTTTAACTGCAAAAGAAGACATCATAGATGCCAACTTAAACCACTTTAAAAAAACAGACAAAATTGGACTTGTACAGCTATTAACATTTGTAAAGGATGAATTGAAAAAAACAGGCCACACAACCAAAATAAACGATGAAGACTACTACTTCACCGTGAAAAAATTCAACATTGGAAAATCTGTCTTTTTAGACGACAGCATAAACCCTGATGAAATCTCAAGAACCGATTTCAGCGAGCTTTCCAATGAAGAGCTGTGGGACATCATAAACTGGATAGTTGTCAAAGGCCAAAGCCAGGACCTCTACGGTGTGGGAGCTACCCAGACAACCGATCCAAAATGCGACTGCGAAGAGGATGCGAGAGATCTTTAGATGATACGAAAACACTTTGAAGGATACAACTTCGTGGGAATTCCTGAAACTGGAATTACCTTCAGGTGGGGTGCAGACTTTTCTGAAGACCCTCAAATGGCACCCTGGCCAGAACTTGCGGACATATCAATATCCAACTACTGTACAAACGGGTGCAGTTACTGTTACAGGAAAAGCAGTGAAGAAGGCAAATTCATGTCCCTTGAAGATTACCGTTTTGCCCTTCAGGAGCTTACAAGCGAAAAATACGGTAGTATCTTTCAAGTTGCACTTGGTGGTGGAGAACCCCTCCTCCATCCAGATTTTACAGAAATAATCAGGATAACAAGGGAAGAATTTGGAGTAATACCAAATTACACCACAAGCGGCAAGTTCTTCAATCCAGAAAATATTGAAGCGACCAGGGACTACTGCGGGGCTGTGGCCATATCATGGGAC
It encodes:
- a CDS encoding ABC transporter substrate-binding protein; translation: MNKNQKIIIIAAVAIIAIISIIVYANYQSSSFNSGQITDMAGRSVNVPADINKTYSTAGSVTVLLYMLAPDTMIGWNSLNGTQNYMPAKYRELPVLGGGQGQGQQTAGYETIIEKDPDLIFTGHSGSNDTISSIQQKYGSIPVVDVEGDNNLSNIASAIKFMGYALGKQNQSTELINFYNDVLNQVNSTVSTIPDSQKKKVYYARSADGLTTFAPDSPQTQLINICGGKSVVQSPVASGGMSVSLELILEWNPDVIITSSSEFYKNVYSDKSWQSVNAVKNKQVYLTPQDPFNWFESPPGANTIIGIPWTAKVLYPDKFTNLDMNNLTKEFYSKFYHYNLTSSEISSILSSSGLNES
- a CDS encoding TOBE domain-containing protein — encoded protein: MPDKKMRYKLDVEIEMGDKTISMNNKKSKLLQCIDKYGSIAKASEETGIPYRTALKNIEIMETELGSPMVVTKRGGKGGGGSSELTDEGKQVLFEFIKVNRALKKHVDLNEMIGTISAVDNEKRVMKVALGKNEITLPTAENFDVGDDVLISLSPGSIFVTLEPHESSVRNTFEGTITKMQFKDDAVRLDVDVGGDNVIADITELSREKLDLNIGKRVFIGFKAVSADIIKID
- a CDS encoding 4Fe-4S binding protein gives rise to the protein MPVIIDTEKCGKIQNCPGEGLCIKICEQNAIEERDGDVFLIPEKCDDCDLCIQSCPNKAISKDG
- the fwdF gene encoding tungsten-dependent formylmethanofuran dehydrogenase subunit FwdF — encoded protein: MRIERNGDQVRCLDYNSENCIGCGICVDICPTNSLKLGPVLPIARGLLKMDYVSVNEDTCALCGLCASACAFKAMKCSINGEDMAKMEVYPKWSHEAAVNDDACVYCRKCETACPRDAITVTRTLPKRADLVIGEIEIKEDECINCGVCEEMCPAEAIKIKETGKNSYSISVDEDKCVYCLVCKRACPENAIKAACRLCSYGEYELDPEKYSVTGKLILDEEDCIKCGWCEDICPKEAVTVIKPFEGEISTGNTECKGDSCHACQDVCPCNAITVVDGKAQVNPDHCILCGVCTNVCPQQNIVIKRNNMNLGNVRSKSWDKILSNLTE
- a CDS encoding class I SAM-dependent methyltransferase, yielding MEAVNINTENKAILDIDNIDWNGMWNEALQKMPRENEKTRWDKIAPKFNEWMKTDDYPQILASKIHKEPDYSVLDLGCGNGSITLEVAKHVKQVTAVDMSGEMLKFVEENAQKKGISNIEYMQSSIEDLDPDKIGQYDVVIASRSLGNVLNLKKELKKIDNIARKYVYMTHWSATSHQFEKDLSEIIGVPHYTSPDYMYVYNMLYQMGIYASLEPIECVSRHIYQDLDDAVERRIWKLGWTTNNIGEEKKVKIEDFLKNKLIERDDGTLEYTTNDPNWMLLWWKK
- a CDS encoding ABC transporter substrate-binding protein, which gives rise to MDKKIIIGAIAVIAVVAVVAGYMSLGSSIPGTGNTTLTDMTGRTVHVPGEVISVLATSPPVTNIVYMLAPDKLGGWNSNLTADSKKYMPEKYQNLTVVGGWFGTYTGNPETFIAANPSLILDDVSVSGNSSSAAQISDMQSKMGSISVVAVLSSTNVTNYTPSIQFLGKILGEEEQANKLISFYNNVSKIVNSTVSTIPEDEKVTVYYAEGSSGLQTDPSGSSHSQLINLCGGINVAQVAVKQGMGMSQVGMEQVLSWNPEIIITNNKQFYSSVYSNSSWKDVKAVQDKKVYLAPTSPIGWFDRPPGVNTIIGIPWTAKVLYPDKFKDLNMTKLTKEFYMEFYHYNLTDSDVQDLLNNQMS